In Halapricum desulfuricans, a single window of DNA contains:
- a CDS encoding NAD(P)/FAD-dependent oxidoreductase — protein MTTIGVVGAGAAATAATHVVDQAREDVEVTILEKSGGLCGRAATRRRGPVTYDYGANYLKDRDSRVTELITETMDTEGLVDTRGPIYAYERDGEIGPGRDSDDRKWSYEAGLTQIAKRLLDRTDATVHRNTRVDRIHREGEQWRLTDADGQSWGPFDALVVNPPAPQTADLLRTAEWDDPLREDLLEAIDAVPYRSVWTAVLHYPFELDRPYYAVINTDAEHEIGWIAREECKPGHVPDGESLLVVQAGQDWSERHFERDPETNVAELIDLTVDLLDDERLREPDWTDHQGWRYALPDEPVRQGPIDSATDHGLYFVGDWVPGEARIHAALRNGLDTGEKLVYGL, from the coding sequence ATGACTACGATCGGAGTCGTCGGTGCCGGTGCGGCGGCGACAGCCGCGACGCACGTCGTCGATCAGGCCCGCGAGGACGTCGAAGTGACGATACTCGAGAAGTCCGGTGGTCTCTGCGGTCGTGCGGCCACTCGCCGGCGGGGTCCAGTCACGTACGATTACGGCGCGAACTACCTCAAGGACCGCGACAGCCGGGTGACCGAGCTGATCACCGAGACGATGGACACAGAGGGGCTGGTCGACACCCGGGGGCCGATCTACGCCTACGAGCGCGACGGCGAGATCGGCCCCGGCCGGGACAGCGACGACCGCAAGTGGAGCTACGAGGCCGGGTTGACACAGATCGCCAAGCGCCTGCTCGATCGAACCGACGCGACCGTCCATCGCAACACTCGTGTCGACCGAATCCACCGCGAGGGCGAACAGTGGCGGCTGACCGACGCCGACGGGCAGTCGTGGGGGCCGTTCGACGCGCTGGTCGTGAACCCGCCGGCTCCCCAGACCGCCGACCTCCTGCGGACGGCCGAGTGGGACGATCCACTGCGCGAAGACCTCCTCGAGGCAATCGATGCTGTCCCCTACCGCAGCGTCTGGACCGCGGTCCTGCACTATCCCTTCGAGCTGGACCGGCCCTATTATGCGGTCATCAACACGGACGCGGAACACGAGATCGGCTGGATCGCCCGCGAGGAGTGCAAGCCCGGCCACGTCCCCGACGGGGAGTCGCTGCTGGTCGTCCAGGCCGGACAGGACTGGTCGGAGCGACACTTCGAGCGCGATCCCGAGACCAACGTCGCGGAACTGATCGATCTGACGGTGGACCTGCTTGACGACGAACGCCTCCGGGAGCCCGACTGGACCGACCACCAGGGCTGGCGCTACGCGTTACCCGACGAGCCAGTTCGGCAGGGGCCGATCGACTCGGCCACCGATCACGGCCTGTATTTCGTCGGTGACTGGGTCCCGGGAGAGGCCAGGATACACGCCGCACTGCGAAACGGGCTGGACACCGGTGAGAAA
- a CDS encoding transporter substrate-binding domain-containing protein, whose amino-acid sequence MARRFSMDRRAYLKTVGAVGAASAIAGCSGGSDSETLVPGTNAAFAPFEFEENGDIVGFDIDLAEEAIDRAGYEAGSWSDLEFGSLIPSLNNGDIDLIAAGMTIEPDRQEQIDFTDPYWESNQSVLVQSDGDFQPEGESDLDGASVGVQGGTTGEGEAERLLEEGVIAEDDLERYPNYVLAVEDLEGGNVDAVIVDQPVAKNFSAERDVSVAFVIETGEQFGMGMRTDDDRLAEINDALAEIREDGTYDELVAEWFE is encoded by the coding sequence ATGGCTCGCAGGTTTAGCATGGACCGTCGCGCGTATCTCAAGACAGTCGGAGCAGTCGGTGCAGCGTCCGCAATTGCGGGTTGCTCCGGCGGCTCCGACTCCGAGACGCTCGTTCCCGGAACGAACGCCGCGTTCGCGCCGTTCGAGTTCGAGGAGAACGGCGATATCGTCGGCTTCGACATCGACCTGGCCGAAGAAGCGATCGACCGCGCCGGCTACGAGGCCGGCAGCTGGTCGGATCTCGAGTTCGGCTCGCTCATCCCGTCGCTGAACAACGGCGATATCGATCTCATCGCGGCCGGGATGACGATCGAACCCGACCGTCAGGAACAGATCGACTTCACCGATCCCTACTGGGAGTCGAACCAGTCCGTGCTCGTCCAGTCGGACGGCGACTTCCAGCCCGAAGGCGAGAGCGACCTCGACGGTGCGAGCGTGGGCGTCCAGGGCGGGACGACCGGCGAAGGGGAAGCCGAGCGCCTCCTCGAGGAGGGCGTAATCGCCGAGGACGACCTCGAGCGATACCCCAACTACGTGCTGGCCGTCGAGGACCTCGAGGGCGGTAACGTCGACGCGGTGATCGTCGACCAGCCAGTCGCGAAGAACTTCTCGGCCGAGCGCGACGTCTCGGTCGCGTTCGTCATCGAGACGGGCGAACAGTTCGGCATGGGGATGCGCACGGACGACGACCGGCTCGCCGAGATCAACGACGCGCTCGCCGAGATCCGCGAGGACGGGACGTACGACGAACTCGTCGCCGAGTGGTTCGAATAG
- a CDS encoding amino acid ABC transporter permease produces MFGIVTPSVRADVASKASVRLDSALQTAGQLDSVLQASDWAFVAANWEYLLAGTAVTILLTITSLSLGFLAGFPAGAIEVYGSGRVSEAVSTLGVLLRGTPIVVLVVLFHYGLPLPRFGSVPWLEINLTAFLSATLALGFRSGAYQSQVFRGAIESIDDGQTEAARSVGMSKRQAVRHIVFPQALRRSLPGFQNEFTIVLKDTSIAFAIGLAELLTRAESLYLQPGKGTAVMEVILTITAIYFVLTFATNRSLDALHDRYSIPGGTE; encoded by the coding sequence ATGTTCGGGATCGTGACCCCCAGCGTTCGGGCGGACGTCGCGTCGAAGGCCAGCGTTCGGCTCGACAGCGCGTTGCAGACCGCCGGCCAACTCGATAGCGTGCTGCAGGCCAGCGACTGGGCGTTCGTCGCCGCCAACTGGGAGTACCTGCTTGCGGGGACGGCCGTGACGATCCTGCTGACGATCACGAGCCTCTCGCTGGGCTTTCTGGCCGGGTTCCCCGCCGGGGCGATCGAGGTCTACGGTTCCGGTCGAGTTAGCGAGGCCGTGAGCACGCTCGGCGTGCTGCTCCGCGGGACGCCGATCGTCGTGCTCGTCGTGCTGTTTCACTACGGGTTGCCGCTGCCGCGGTTCGGGTCGGTCCCGTGGCTGGAGATCAATCTCACGGCGTTTCTCTCGGCGACGCTGGCGCTCGGATTTAGGAGTGGCGCATACCAGAGTCAGGTGTTTCGCGGCGCGATCGAGTCGATCGACGACGGACAGACCGAGGCCGCTCGCTCGGTCGGGATGAGCAAACGGCAGGCGGTCCGCCACATCGTCTTCCCGCAGGCGCTGCGACGCTCGCTGCCGGGCTTTCAAAACGAGTTCACGATCGTCCTCAAGGACACGAGCATCGCCTTCGCGATCGGGCTGGCGGAGCTGTTGACCCGCGCAGAGAGCCTCTACCTTCAGCCCGGCAAGGGCACGGCCGTGATGGAAGTCATCCTCACGATCACGGCGATCTACTTCGTGTTGACCTTCGCGACCAACCGGTCGCTGGACGCGCTTCACGACCGCTATTCGATTCCGGGTGGTACGGAATGA
- a CDS encoding amino acid ABC transporter ATP-binding protein, whose product MSLLRFEDVSKSYGDEEVLHDVSFELDARDVEVIVGPSGSGKSTLLRCVNRLTEIDGGAIYLDGEDVHAMDENVLRRHVGMVFQDFNLFAHRTARGNVTLGLTEVLGLSEREADERAEQYLRRVGVADQAESYPAELSGGQKQRVGIARALAMDPDLMLFDEPTSALDPELVGEVLGVMRDLADDGMTMLAVTHEMGFARSVASRLTFLEDGRIVERGPPERLFEQPDHDRTREFLGELTELHR is encoded by the coding sequence ATGAGTCTGCTACGCTTCGAGGACGTGTCCAAGTCCTACGGCGACGAGGAGGTACTGCACGACGTCAGCTTCGAACTGGACGCACGCGACGTCGAAGTGATCGTCGGTCCGAGCGGGTCGGGCAAGTCGACGCTGTTGCGGTGTGTCAACCGGCTCACCGAGATCGACGGCGGCGCGATATACCTCGACGGCGAGGACGTCCACGCGATGGACGAAAACGTCCTGCGACGACACGTCGGGATGGTGTTTCAGGACTTCAACCTCTTCGCTCACCGGACCGCCCGCGGGAACGTCACGCTCGGGCTAACCGAGGTGCTGGGACTCTCGGAACGGGAGGCCGACGAGCGCGCCGAACAGTACCTCCGGCGGGTCGGTGTGGCCGATCAGGCCGAGTCGTATCCGGCGGAGCTGTCGGGCGGGCAGAAACAGCGCGTCGGAATCGCCCGCGCGCTGGCGATGGACCCCGACCTCATGCTGTTCGACGAACCGACCAGCGCGCTGGACCCCGAACTCGTCGGCGAAGTGCTCGGGGTCATGCGCGACCTCGCCGACGACGGGATGACGATGCTGGCGGTGACCCACGAGATGGGCTTCGCCCGCTCGGTCGCCTCCCGGCTGACCTTCCTCGAAGACGGTCGGATCGTCGAGCGCGGGCCGCCCGAGCGACTCTTCGAACAACCCGACCACGACCGGACGCGCGAATTTCTCGGCGAACTGACTGAACTCCACCGATGA
- a CDS encoding amino acid ABC transporter permease, whose amino-acid sequence MSVDETEPAAVGELPGRRRAVVLAVGAVFWAWLLARWAYHNAVLDGIFGALGAPDLIRSEVAVMSREPWLSPAPLESAADSVASSGLPEVATGWPVWLLDLAAFAVESAPALAEGAYVTVYLTIASMLLGLVVAVPLAVARVYGGATLSRLSLAYTELIRGTPLLAQLFLLYYGLPLTGVIGSIGLVGSGSIPGAAVFVAILGFTINSSAYQSEYIRSALQSVDDDQLVAARSVGLSKWGGIRHVVLPQGLRYAIPGWTNEFVYLIKYSALAAFITVPELFGRAEIIGSDTFRITEIYVIVAVFYLALVLTAALAMKRVSAAVAIPGVGQHEGDR is encoded by the coding sequence ATGAGCGTCGACGAAACCGAACCGGCCGCGGTCGGCGAGCTCCCCGGGCGACGACGCGCGGTCGTGCTCGCGGTCGGGGCCGTCTTCTGGGCGTGGCTGCTGGCCCGCTGGGCGTATCACAACGCGGTGCTGGACGGTATCTTCGGGGCGCTGGGCGCGCCGGACCTGATCCGCTCGGAGGTCGCCGTGATGAGCCGCGAGCCGTGGCTGTCGCCCGCTCCCCTCGAATCGGCTGCCGATTCCGTGGCGTCGTCCGGCCTGCCGGAGGTCGCAACCGGCTGGCCCGTCTGGCTGCTCGATCTCGCCGCGTTCGCCGTCGAGAGCGCGCCCGCGCTGGCCGAGGGTGCCTACGTCACGGTCTATCTCACGATCGCGTCGATGCTGCTCGGGCTGGTGGTTGCCGTGCCGCTGGCGGTCGCACGAGTCTACGGCGGGGCCACACTCAGTCGTCTCTCGCTGGCGTACACGGAGTTGATCCGGGGGACACCGTTGCTCGCACAGCTGTTCCTGCTGTACTACGGACTGCCGCTCACGGGCGTGATCGGCAGCATCGGCCTCGTCGGGAGCGGATCGATCCCGGGCGCGGCGGTCTTCGTCGCGATCCTCGGGTTCACGATCAACTCCTCGGCCTATCAGTCGGAGTACATCCGGTCGGCCCTGCAGTCGGTCGACGACGACCAGCTCGTCGCCGCCCGGTCGGTTGGGCTCTCGAAGTGGGGCGGGATCCGACACGTCGTCCTGCCACAGGGGTTGCGGTACGCGATCCCCGGCTGGACCAACGAGTTCGTCTATCTCATCAAGTACTCCGCGCTGGCGGCGTTTATCACCGTGCCGGAGCTGTTCGGTCGGGCCGAAATTATCGGCTCGGACACGTTCCGCATTACCGAGATCTACGTGATCGTCGCGGTGTTCTACCTCGCGCTCGTGCTGACGGCCGCGCTCGCGATGAAACGGGTCTCCGCTGCCGTCGCGATCCCCGGCGTCGGGCAACACGAGGGCGATCGGTGA
- a CDS encoding MFS transporter has protein sequence MASSQAATSGQAEPVPASGTRRRVAVVVGIVFIDLLGFGIIIPILPFYVRSFGVSDVFIGLLAASYSLAQFVAAPVLGRISDERGRRPVLMLSVGVSGIAWVVFGFASEIGAAMGVTFGLVVLFSARLLAGAAGGNIAAAQAYIADVTSPADRTGALGLVGAAFGLGFVFGPAIGGLLASDTAVSTARTVLPGFVPVTPFSLPSFAAAGFSFLALGTAAAVLKEPNRTRIRARRVSFVGQFRTPLADATLRPLVVAFFLTSLAFAGVTVMFVPFMADAFGYDATEAAMFLAYIGALGIVNQGVLIGWLSRRFSVRHVVRGGVTSLFLALVLLAVSPLAGTDSIAAGGPGWVTGGLVVLLAFGALASFGNGAITVGLAALVSRGATDDTQGAAFGVTQGAGSLGRTVGPPLAAAAYVVVDWSPFVAGALLLVPVAVLLRR, from the coding sequence GTGGCCTCGAGTCAGGCAGCGACGAGCGGACAGGCGGAGCCGGTTCCCGCGTCGGGAACACGTCGCCGGGTCGCAGTCGTTGTCGGGATCGTCTTTATCGATCTGCTCGGTTTCGGTATCATCATCCCGATTCTGCCCTTCTACGTCCGTTCGTTCGGCGTGAGCGACGTCTTCATCGGTCTGCTGGCGGCGTCGTACTCGCTGGCGCAGTTCGTCGCCGCACCGGTGCTCGGCCGGATCTCCGACGAGCGCGGACGGCGGCCGGTTCTCATGCTGTCCGTCGGCGTCTCCGGGATCGCCTGGGTCGTCTTCGGGTTCGCTTCGGAGATCGGTGCGGCCATGGGGGTGACGTTCGGTCTCGTCGTCCTGTTCAGTGCCCGGTTGCTGGCCGGCGCAGCCGGCGGAAACATCGCAGCCGCACAGGCGTACATCGCCGACGTGACGTCACCGGCTGACCGGACCGGCGCACTCGGTCTCGTCGGCGCGGCCTTCGGTCTGGGTTTCGTGTTCGGCCCGGCGATCGGCGGTCTGCTGGCCAGCGACACTGCGGTGTCGACCGCCCGTACCGTGTTGCCAGGGTTCGTCCCGGTGACGCCGTTCTCGTTGCCGAGTTTTGCCGCTGCGGGCTTCTCGTTTCTCGCGCTCGGAACGGCGGCCGCCGTGTTGAAAGAGCCGAATCGAACCCGCATCCGGGCACGGCGCGTGTCGTTCGTCGGTCAGTTCCGGACGCCACTCGCCGACGCGACCCTCCGGCCGCTCGTCGTCGCGTTCTTTCTGACCTCGCTCGCGTTCGCCGGCGTCACCGTGATGTTCGTCCCGTTTATGGCCGACGCCTTCGGATACGACGCGACCGAAGCGGCGATGTTCCTCGCCTACATCGGTGCGCTCGGCATCGTCAACCAGGGTGTGCTCATCGGCTGGCTCTCGCGGCGGTTCAGCGTCCGACACGTCGTCCGGGGCGGTGTGACGTCGCTGTTTCTCGCGCTCGTTCTGCTCGCTGTGTCTCCGCTGGCGGGGACGGACTCTATCGCCGCCGGTGGTCCCGGATGGGTGACCGGCGGACTCGTCGTGTTGCTCGCATTCGGGGCGCTTGCCTCGTTCGGAAACGGCGCAATCACGGTCGGGCTCGCGGCGCTCGTTTCGAGGGGTGCCACCGACGACACACAGGGGGCCGCATTCGGGGTTACGCAGGGTGCGGGAAGCCTCGGGCGGACGGTCGGACCGCCGCTCGCTGCCGCCGCCTACGTGGTCGTCGACTGGTCGCCGTTCGTCGCCGGAGCGCTCCTTCTCGTGCCGGTTGCGGTGTTGCTACGGCGGTGA
- a CDS encoding DnaJ domain-containing protein, which translates to MGESLYSLLGVREDADPETIRRAYRERASDVHPDVSDAPDATRRFKRLTVARDTLVDEDERARYDRLGLLPEPPVAVRDRRSVRHGRPPRDRGRRDCPAPRFDRVHVNVAAWIGQTAL; encoded by the coding sequence ATGGGTGAATCGCTGTATTCGCTACTGGGTGTTCGGGAGGACGCGGATCCGGAGACGATCCGCCGGGCGTATCGCGAGCGGGCCAGCGACGTGCACCCGGACGTCAGCGACGCTCCGGACGCGACCCGGCGGTTCAAGCGGCTCACGGTGGCCCGCGACACGCTCGTAGACGAAGACGAGCGGGCCAGATACGACCGACTGGGTCTTCTACCGGAGCCTCCCGTCGCAGTTCGCGATCGCCGGTCTGTTCGCCACGGTCGGCCTCCTCGTGACCGCGGTCGCCGCGACTGTCCTGCACCTCGTTTCGATCGTGTACACGTGAACGTCGCGGCCTGGATCGGTCAAACGGCTCTTTGA
- a CDS encoding ArsR/SmtB family transcription factor, translating to MSIQRLLPSRLDPAPPEEPRVYSLDAQDTQDALDALSADTARTMLSTLYDQPRSPTELREEVGTSLQNVHYHLENLQSAGLIREVGTRYSEKGNEMSVYGPASEAVVFVAGDDDSESRLEQSLARVLGAVGLLAGGSLAFGAAVERWLAPDPEPTEPAGPGIMTESTQTAAETISAVDPALAFFLGGAFVLAMVAGWGLLRSR from the coding sequence ATGTCGATCCAACGGTTGCTGCCGTCGAGGCTGGACCCGGCTCCGCCGGAGGAGCCCAGAGTCTATAGCCTCGACGCCCAGGACACCCAGGACGCGCTGGACGCGCTGTCGGCCGACACGGCACGAACGATGCTCTCGACGCTGTACGACCAGCCCCGCTCCCCGACCGAACTCCGGGAAGAGGTCGGGACCTCGCTGCAGAACGTCCACTATCACCTCGAAAACCTGCAGTCGGCGGGGCTCATCCGTGAGGTCGGCACCCGCTACTCCGAGAAGGGAAACGAGATGTCAGTTTACGGGCCGGCCAGCGAGGCCGTCGTCTTCGTCGCCGGTGACGACGACAGCGAGTCGCGGCTGGAGCAGTCTCTCGCCCGGGTACTGGGTGCCGTCGGACTACTCGCCGGTGGGAGTCTCGCGTTCGGTGCGGCGGTCGAACGCTGGCTCGCGCCCGACCCCGAGCCGACCGAACCTGCTGGACCGGGAATCATGACCGAATCCACTCAGACCGCAGCCGAAACCATCAGTGCCGTCGACCCCGCGCTCGCGTTCTTCCTCGGCGGCGCGTTCGTGCTCGCGATGGTCGCCGGGTGGGGACTGCTCCGATCGCGATAG
- the hisD gene encoding histidinol dehydrogenase, producing MDVQSISELDPAERRALFERDAGLEEIRDDVAEIVHRVREEGDVALREYCRKFDDVEVGNFDITDEAERAYESIDDDVREAIETAADNIREFHEHQVREDWSYETEGRELGRRFYPLDSAGVYAPGGTAAYPSSALMGIVPATVAGVDHVVAVTPPAEQINPVTLAAIHAGGADAVYQVGGAQAISAMAYGTESIDSVDVIVGPGNRWVTAAKAEVRGDVKIDMLAGPSEVLVLADGTADPERLGAEMIAQAEHDPHAAVVTVTDDVDLAEAVVEEIDAQTGDRDREDIIREALANEASGVFVARSMSEAALFADQFAPEHIYVEADDEDALLDRIENYGSAFLGPHSPVAAGDYASGTNHVLPTDAQARLASGLSVDTFVRSATVQRLSEDGLAELRETITTLADREGLEAHAHSVDVRFDE from the coding sequence ATGGACGTACAGTCCATCTCCGAACTCGATCCGGCGGAGCGACGCGCCCTGTTCGAACGCGATGCGGGGCTCGAAGAGATCCGCGACGACGTCGCGGAGATCGTCCATCGCGTGCGCGAAGAGGGCGACGTCGCGCTCCGGGAGTACTGTCGGAAGTTCGATGATGTCGAGGTAGGAAACTTCGACATCACGGACGAGGCCGAGCGGGCCTACGAGTCGATCGACGACGACGTCCGCGAGGCCATCGAGACCGCCGCCGACAACATCCGGGAGTTCCACGAGCATCAGGTCCGCGAGGACTGGTCCTACGAAACTGAGGGGCGGGAACTCGGTCGCAGGTTCTACCCGCTCGACAGTGCGGGCGTCTACGCGCCGGGCGGCACGGCCGCATACCCCTCGAGCGCGCTCATGGGGATCGTCCCCGCGACGGTCGCCGGCGTCGATCACGTCGTCGCCGTGACGCCCCCGGCCGAGCAGATCAACCCGGTCACGCTCGCGGCGATCCACGCCGGCGGCGCCGACGCTGTCTATCAAGTGGGCGGTGCACAGGCGATCAGCGCGATGGCCTACGGGACCGAGTCGATCGACAGCGTCGACGTCATCGTCGGCCCCGGCAACCGGTGGGTGACAGCCGCGAAGGCCGAGGTTCGCGGCGACGTGAAGATCGACATGCTTGCCGGCCCGAGCGAGGTACTGGTACTCGCGGACGGGACAGCCGACCCCGAACGACTGGGCGCGGAGATGATCGCGCAGGCCGAACACGACCCCCACGCCGCCGTCGTGACTGTCACCGACGACGTGGACCTCGCGGAGGCCGTCGTCGAGGAGATCGACGCACAGACAGGCGATCGCGACCGCGAGGACATCATCCGTGAGGCGCTGGCAAACGAAGCAAGCGGCGTGTTCGTCGCGCGTTCGATGAGCGAGGCGGCGCTCTTTGCCGACCAGTTCGCCCCCGAGCACATCTACGTCGAGGCCGACGACGAGGACGCCCTGCTCGATCGGATCGAGAACTACGGCAGCGCCTTCCTCGGGCCGCACTCGCCGGTCGCCGCTGGCGACTACGCCAGCGGGACGAACCACGTGCTTCCGACCGACGCACAGGCACGGCTCGCGAGCGGGCTGTCGGTCGATACGTTCGTTCGCTCGGCGACCGTCCAGCGACTCTCCGAAGACGGACTGGCCGAACTCCGGGAGACGATCACGACGCTCGCCGACCGGGAAGGCCTCGAAGCCCACGCCCACAGCGTCGACGTTCGGTTCGACGAGTGA
- a CDS encoding fluoride efflux transporter FluC: protein MNEDHPIARVEPLLLIAIGGFVGATLRYAVSAALPGGFPWGTLAVNALGSFALGLLLYEARLTDLLSAETRLTLGTGLLSSFTTYSTFAVETTALDPAMALVNVGANYALGFLAVIAARAVTRGSLP, encoded by the coding sequence ATGAACGAAGACCATCCGATCGCGCGGGTCGAACCACTGCTGTTGATCGCTATCGGTGGGTTCGTCGGCGCGACGCTCCGGTATGCCGTCTCGGCGGCGTTGCCGGGCGGGTTTCCCTGGGGGACGCTGGCCGTGAACGCGCTGGGGAGTTTCGCACTCGGGCTGTTGCTCTACGAGGCGCGACTCACGGACCTGCTGAGCGCGGAGACGCGACTCACCCTCGGAACCGGGCTGCTGTCGTCGTTCACCACCTACAGCACCTTCGCGGTCGAGACGACGGCGCTCGACCCGGCAATGGCGCTGGTCAATGTCGGCGCGAACTACGCGCTCGGGTTCCTCGCCGTGATCGCGGCCCGCGCTGTCACCCGGGGGTCGCTGCCGTGA
- a CDS encoding fluoride efflux transporter FluC — protein MTSPAVLVGVGGVLGAIARHLVGARIETDTADTCAVNVLGSAALGLLVTVPIGSGLTSVFATGFCGAFTTFSSFAFETIRLYETGRRRRAIANAVGTLSAALVGVALGAGVGHALGAVL, from the coding sequence GTGACCAGCCCCGCCGTCCTCGTCGGCGTCGGCGGCGTTCTCGGCGCGATCGCCCGGCATCTCGTCGGCGCTCGAATCGAGACTGACACCGCCGACACGTGCGCCGTCAACGTTCTGGGAAGCGCCGCGCTCGGGTTGCTCGTCACGGTACCGATCGGATCCGGACTGACGTCCGTGTTCGCGACGGGATTCTGTGGCGCGTTCACGACGTTCTCGTCGTTCGCCTTCGAAACCATACGGCTCTACGAGACCGGCCGCCGGCGTCGCGCGATCGCCAACGCCGTCGGAACGCTGAGCGCGGCACTGGTCGGCGTCGCACTCGGGGCCGGCGTCGGGCACGCCCTCGGAGCCGTGCTGTGA
- a CDS encoding aminotransferase class V-fold PLP-dependent enzyme — translation MDPEQLRADIPALERATYLNTGASSPSPRRVVEAMTDFAAYFEYEVPAGEGVYEVGWETYEAARETIADFLGADADEIALTRSTADGVNLLACAIDWQPGDVVVRTDLEHPAGILPWDRLADLDRIEVRVLETEDGRVDLDAVAAAAEDARLFAVSSLTWTHGTRLPIGEIADIAHDAGARVLVDAVQSPGQYPVDLDDWGADFVVGAGHKWLLGPFGSGFAYVDSDAIDELVPRRIGYRSVEEPTDPEYAFKDGASRFEVGTASPLPHVGLSEAMDLLEEIGVKTVEARIERLTDRLKDGIDDERLLSPREYESGLVTFRVDDPEATVERLRERGVIVRSLPYPKAVRASVHAFNTADDIDALLEGL, via the coding sequence ATGGATCCCGAGCAACTGCGTGCGGACATCCCGGCGCTCGAACGCGCCACGTATCTCAATACCGGCGCGTCGAGCCCGAGCCCGCGTCGCGTCGTCGAGGCGATGACGGACTTCGCGGCATATTTCGAGTACGAGGTCCCGGCCGGCGAGGGCGTCTACGAGGTCGGCTGGGAGACCTACGAGGCCGCACGGGAGACGATCGCCGACTTTCTTGGTGCCGACGCCGACGAGATCGCGCTCACCAGAAGCACAGCCGACGGGGTGAACCTGCTCGCCTGCGCGATCGACTGGCAACCCGGTGACGTCGTCGTTCGAACTGACCTCGAACACCCCGCCGGAATACTCCCCTGGGACCGGCTGGCTGATCTCGACAGGATCGAAGTCCGCGTTCTTGAGACGGAGGACGGACGGGTCGACCTCGACGCGGTCGCGGCCGCCGCCGAGGACGCCCGGCTGTTCGCGGTGAGCTCGCTCACCTGGACTCACGGGACGCGCCTGCCGATCGGGGAAATCGCCGACATCGCGCACGACGCCGGTGCGCGCGTGCTCGTCGACGCGGTCCAGTCGCCCGGCCAGTACCCCGTCGACCTCGACGACTGGGGCGCGGATTTCGTCGTCGGGGCCGGTCACAAGTGGCTGCTCGGTCCCTTCGGGAGCGGCTTCGCCTACGTCGACAGCGACGCGATCGACGAACTCGTGCCGCGCCGGATCGGCTACCGCTCGGTCGAAGAGCCGACTGACCCGGAGTACGCGTTCAAAGACGGGGCGTCCCGCTTCGAGGTCGGCACCGCCTCGCCGCTCCCGCACGTCGGCCTGTCCGAGGCGATGGATCTCCTCGAGGAGATCGGCGTGAAGACCGTCGAGGCGCGGATCGAGCGTCTCACCGACCGACTCAAGGACGGCATCGACGATGAGCGACTGCTCAGCCCCCGCGAGTACGAGTCCGGGCTGGTCACGTTCCGCGTCGACGACCCCGAAGCGACCGTCGAGCGTCTGCGCGAGCGAGGCGTGATCGTCCGGTCGCTGCCGTACCCGAAGGCCGTCCGAGCGTCGGTCCACGCGTTCAACACGGCAGACGACATCGACGCCCTGCTCGAGGGGTTGTAG
- a CDS encoding DUF7333 family protein translates to MDFDALTTAVAFVALIAVGVGGASMSPMSLETTLVMVLPSAAVFGAIVLVLGVKHGEYRARNV, encoded by the coding sequence ATGGATTTCGATGCGCTCACAACGGCCGTCGCGTTCGTCGCACTGATCGCCGTCGGCGTCGGCGGTGCCTCGATGTCGCCGATGTCCCTCGAAACGACGCTGGTGATGGTACTGCCGTCGGCAGCCGTCTTCGGCGCGATCGTGCTGGTACTGGGTGTCAAGCACGGCGAGTACCGCGCCCGGAACGTATAG